A region from the Streptomyces lydicus genome encodes:
- a CDS encoding transposase: MVADGKGRALAFVLTGGQVADTTMLPDTLDEIRVAGATGRSRQRPGRLLADKGYPSRGRGVAARARHRHDDPGT, from the coding sequence GTGGTCGCCGACGGCAAGGGGCGGGCGCTGGCGTTCGTCCTGACCGGTGGCCAGGTCGCGGACACGACCATGCTGCCCGACACGCTCGACGAGATCCGCGTGGCCGGCGCGACCGGACGGTCACGTCAGCGCCCGGGCCGGCTGCTGGCGGACAAGGGCTATCCGTCCAGAGGGCGGGGCGTGGCTGCGCGAGCGCGGCATCGCCACGACGATCCCGGAACGTGA